The Sylvia atricapilla isolate bSylAtr1 chromosome 13, bSylAtr1.pri, whole genome shotgun sequence genome includes a region encoding these proteins:
- the IDH3A gene encoding isocitrate dehydrogenase [NAD] subunit alpha, mitochondrial has translation MAATAWMPTVSRLLGAFKSQKKVTRSFGNAVQTVTLIPGDGIGPEISAAVMKIFDAAKAPIQWEERNVTAIQGPGGKWMIPPEAKESMDKNKMGLKGPLKTPIAAGHPSMNLLLRKTFDLYANVRPCVSIEGYKTPYTDVNIVTIRENTEGEYSGIEHVIVDGVVQSIKLITEEASKRIAEFAFEYARNNQRSHVTAVHKANIMRMSDGLFLRKCREAAENCKDIKFNEMYLDTVCLNMVQDPSQFDVLVMPNLYGDILSDLCAGLIGGLGVTPSGNIGANGVAIFESVHGTAPDIAGKDMANPTALLLSAVMMLRHMGMHKHATKIESACFDTIKDGKVLTKDLGGNAKCSEFTDEICRRVQDKD, from the exons ATGGCCGCGACCGCGTGGATGCCCACG GTTTCTCGATTGCTAGGTGCtttcaaaagccaaaaaaaggTGACCAGAAGTTTTGGTAATGCT GTACAAACAGTAACTCTAATCCCAGGAGATGGCATAGGACCCgagatttctgctgctgtcatgAAGATCTTTGATGCTGCCAAA GCACCTATTCAGTGGGAAGAGAGGAATGTTACGGCTATCCAAGGACCAGGAGGGAAGTGGATGATACCCCCAGAAGCCAAAGAATCCATGGATAAAAACAAAATGGGATTAAAAG ggCCTCTGAAGACCCCAATTGCTGCAGGGCACCCATCGATGAATCTGCTGCTGCGTAAAACCTTTGACCTGTACGCCAATGTGCGTCCGTGCGTGTCCATTGAGGGCTACAAAACCCCCTACACGGACGTGAACATCGTCACCATCCGCGAGAACACCGAGGGCGAGTACAGCGGCATTGAGCACGTG attGTTGATGGTGTTGTGCAGAGCATCAAGCTGATCACAGAGGAGGCTAGCAAGCGCATTGCAGAGTTTGCTTTTGAATACGCCAGAAACAATCAGAGAAGCCACGTGACTGCCGTGCACAAGGCAAATATTAT GAGAATGTCTGATGGGCTTTTCTTGAGAAaatgcagggaggcagcagaaaacTGTAAAGATATTAAATTTAATGAAATGTATCTGGATACTGTATGTCTGAAT ATGGTTCAAGATCCATCTCAATTTGATGTGCTTGTTATGCCAAACTTGTACGGTGACATCCTCAG tgacttgTGTGCTGGACTCATCGGGGGTCTTGGAGTAACACCCAGTGGAAATATTGGTGCCAACGGCGTGGCCATTTTTGAGTCG GTTCATGGAACAGCACCAGACATTGCAGGAAAAGACATGGCAAATCCAACTGCCCTCCTTCTGAGTGCTGTGATGATGCTGCGCCACATGGGAATGCACAAACATGCCACAAAGATTGAGTCAGCTTGCTTCGATACAATTAAAGATGGAAAG gtCTTGACAAAAGACTTGGGAGGCAATGCCAAGTGTTCAGAATTCACAGATGAGATCTGCCGCCGAGTACAGGACAAAGACTAA